The sequence GCGCGCTGTGGCTGGTGTACGGAACGTCAAGGTTCGAGCCAGCTTGGGCAGAGCCTGCGGGTGAGTTCTTTCAAGCCGCTCGGTATGCCGCTACGCTCATTAGCGGGCCGATGCACGACTTCATCATTTCGTTCGTTTTACGAGGGATTGCTCTTCGTCTATAGTCTTCTCTTGCTCGTCCTACCAAGCACCCGACATTTGAGGCTCGACGCGCTGATCGCTCGGCACTCGCGTCGAAGAAAAGGCGGTCAGCGCGCGATGCCCAGCCGATCGCTGTTTATCAGAGAATCAATGGACTGGGCCCTACGCGTAATGACAGTGGGACCTCTAGTGTTTCTGCTTGCTGCCTTCGTTCCCCCAAGTTGCCTCGCGGCCCAAATCCCGGAGAATATACACAGCGAATACTTGATGGGCGCGCGAAGGGTGCTCCTCGCGACGGACACCAGTAGGATTCGCCTTTCCGGTACGGACTGGTTCGGCCATTACCGGTCACCTTATGTCCAAGTCTACGTGAATGGTCGAGGGCCGTTTACTTTCCTTTTCGATACTGGGTCTAACGTAACCACAATCAGTACAAAAGTAGCAAAAGCCGCTTCAGTCGCAACCATTAGTCACGTACCGGGCCACCACGCGATCGCCCGTGCTAACGAAATCCGAGTCGGGCACGTTTCAATGCGCGATTACTACGCTGTCATCGAGGATGGTGACGACTTGGATGGGATTCTCGGCTTCAATTCGTTCGGCCAAAACTATCTTACGTTCGACGTTGCGAACAAAACGTTGCTCGTGAGCAGACGGCCGATAGCGTTACCACGCGGATTTTGGGTGCCCTACACCCTAAAAAAACATCTACCGCTCATAGATCTCTTCGCGGACAGGCGTAGGCTCCCGACGCTGATCGACACTGGGGACGACGCGTACGCCTGGGAGGGAACCTCGGCGGACCTGAAGGGGCTACTCTTCGATCACTCACCCATTCCAGCTGCGACGGTATTCAACGGCGAGACGGGAGCCACAAAGACGCTGATAACCTCCATTGATGGCTCGCTGGTGCTCGGGCGAGTGGAGTCCGAAAGACCTGCCGTCGCGATTAACGAGGCACTGCCCGTGCCAGATATTGGGATTAGCGTAATCGACCAGTTCGTCATGGAGTTCGATCGCATCCATCATCGCGTCGCCTTCCAGCCGCGTTTCTCGGGATCTCAGTTCGTCGTGCCCGGCGAGCTTACGTGCGGTTTCTACATCTCATTCCGCCAACCGACCCGCCGCGTTAGAGAAGTCTTGCCGGGTCTGGCGCCTGCGCGCGCTGGCATGCGTGCAGCGGAGGTAATTGTGAGCGTCAATGGGCATCGTGCGGCGTCGGTCAACTACAAGTACTGGGATCGATTACTTCGGGCGCGTCGGCCGGTTACGGTGGTCTGGGACCACGACGGTCGCGTTGTATCAAAAACGTTTCCCGTCGTTGAGCTTCGATGAGCCGCCGCCTCGCCACCACAGCTCCGCAATCGTGGGTAGACCATCACTGAATGTGCTGCGTTAGCCGGTTCTCGGTTGACCTCGACCCTGCGCAGAGCGTCTAGGGAATCGCGAGTGAGCCCTCGATCACGAGCACGCAGTCGCCGGAAAGTCGCACGCGAGCGCCGCGATCTTCGACCCAGAGCTCGCCGCCGCGCGCAGAGAGTTGGCGCGCGAAGAGCGACGGCTTTCCGAGAGCGCCCGACCAGTAGGGCGTCAGCACGCAGTGCGCGGATCCCGTCACCGGATCTTCGGCGATCCCGAGCTTCGGCGCAAAGAAGCGCGACACGAAGTCGCAGTCGCCGTCAAAACCCCGCGCCGTCACGATCAGACTTTTGAACGGGAGGTCGGCGACGCGCCCGATGTCGGGGCGCAGCTCGCGCACTTGCACGGGATCACTGAGCACGGCCATCCCGCGGTCCGCCTCCCACAGCTCGTCCGGCCGCACGCCGATCGCGCCGGTCACCACATCCGGATCGAGCTCGCGTTGCAGCGGCAGCGCCGGGAAATCCATGCTCAAGCGCTCGCCGTCGCGCGACACCTCGACGGGGCCCGACAGCGTCTCGAAGCGAACGCGCTCGCGCCCTGGCTCGAGCATCCGGAGGATCACGTGGCCGGTCGCGAGCGTCGCGTGGCCGCACAGCGGCACCTCGGCGACCGGCGTGAACCAGCGCAGCCGGTACGCGCCGTTTTCGCGCACGAAGAACGCGGTCTCGGCGAGGTTGTTCTCGGCCGCGATCGCCTGCAGCATGTCGTCGCCGAGCCACTGCTCGAGCGGACAGACGGCGGCAGGATTTCCCGCGAACGGCTCGCGGGTGAACGCGTCCAGTTGGTAAAGCGGAATCTTCACGCCCTACTCGTTCGCTAGTGCTTGGTGCAGACTCCGTGTTGCGTTACCGTCTTACCCGAGGGACCGGGACCTTGCTGATCCATCGAGTACTGCGTGGCACGTTGGCCAGGTGCAGCGCTGCCGTCCCGTGAGGAGCCTAGCCGCCGCGCTCGATTCGCTGGATTCGGTCCGGCGTTTCGAGCGCGACGACTGAGGTTCCTCACCGCAAGACGAGGTAGTTGGGACCCTTAAGGGTCGTCTTGCGGCCGCGGATCGTCCGCAGCGGCGTCGCGTTGCCGTTCGCGTTCGGTAGGAACTCTTCGATCGACTCGCCCGAAAAGTTCGCGACATAGATGTTATCCTGCCCATCCGTCACGACGCCGGCCGGATACGTCAGACCGGTGATGTGCGCGACCGGCGCGACGTTACCGTTCGCACCCGGTGAGAAGACCAGGATGCCGGCGCTTTCATCCGCGACGAGCAGCCGGCCCGTCGAGTCGACCGCGAGTGCGAAGGGCCTGGAGAGGCCGGTGTTGCTGCCGGCGATCGAGACGACGGGCGCGACGTTGCCTTTCGCTGCGGGGTTGAATCCGACGACCGACGCGCCACCCGTGTTGGCCACGTAAACTACGTAACTGCTGCCGTAGGTTCCCCAGACCATTCCCGTAGGGGTGCTCAGCTGCGTGTTGCCGCCGCTGATCACGGTCGCGGGCTTGACGTTGCCGGAAGCGCCCTTGGGATACGCGGTGATCGCGTTGTTGCCGTAATCGCTGGCCCAGAGCTTGCCGTAGCCGTCGACCAAGAGCCCCTCGGTCGGGCCGAGTTGCGACTTCGAGCCGCCGATGATTCTCTCGGGCTTGACGTTGCCGTTCGCGCCCTTCGCGAACACGGCGACCTGGTTGGCGCCGTCATTGGCCACGTAGACGTTGCCCGAGGCGTCCAGCGCGATGGAGTCCGGGCTATTGAGCGTCGTGTTCGACCCGGTGATCCGGACGACTGGTGCGACGTTGCCCGACGCCGTCGCGCGGAACGCGAGCACGGCCGGGTTGTCGCGGTTAGCCGTGAACATGGTGGCGGCGCGGTCCGGCTGCGCCGCATCGCCCATAGCGGATGGAGGCATCGGCGCCGTCGCTTGGGGCGGGAGCGCGCTCCCGGTCTGGCCTCCGGCGCAGCCGGCCAGGCTGGCCGTCAGGGCGACCGCCATGGGGCCGCCCCGGAGAATGGTGGATACGTTCATGAGAAAGGTCTCCTCGTAGCTGTTGCGGTGTTGAGGAGCCCATCCTAGCGAACGCGGCGCACCAAAACGTACGGTCCCCGGGGTCCCGGCGGAGCCCCCGTGTATCCGGGCTAGCCTAGGCTTCTTGGACCGCCTCGACGTCGAGAATAATGTCGATGTCGCGGCTGACCACGATGCCGCCGTCGGGCATCGAGTCGTTCCAGCTGACGCCGAAGTCGTAACGGTTGATGCGCGTCCGGGCGGTGAAGCCCGCGCGCGTCTTCGGGCCCTTGTCGACGCCGCCTTCCCACCACGGCGTCTGCCACGATCCGAGGTAGCGCGTCTGTAGCGTAACGGGCCGGGTGACGTCCCGAATCGTGAGATCGCCGGTGACGAGATAGTCGACTGGGCCAATCTCCTCGACCGCGGTGCTCTTGAAGTGCATCTTGGGATACTGCTCGCAGCTGAGGAAGTCGGGGCTGCGGAGGTGATTGTCGCGCATCTCGACTCCGGTCCAGCAACTCGACGCGTCGATCGTCGTCTCGACGGAAAGCCGACGCGGATCGGCGGGGTCGAAGTCGAGCTTACCCTCGATGTTCTTGAACGCGCCGCGCACCCAAGTGATCATCATATGCCGTGCGCGAAACTCGGCGGCGCTATGTCCGGGCTCGAAAAACCATTTCATCGTAAGTACCTCTATGTCGCCTTGTGAATCGTCGATTGGGCTGCGAATCCCTGTGCGGCAACGGCAGCCGCCGCAAAGGAGAGTAGGGCCGAGACGAGCATCGCCGCGCGAAAGCCATACAAGTAGGCGGGCGCCGCCGTGACGACGACGCCGAGCACCGCGACGCCGATCAGGCCGGCGGTGCGTGCCACCGCGTTGTTGATGCCCGAAGCGACGCCGGAATGTTCGACCGGGACCGAATTCATCACGGTCGTGGTCAGCGGGGCGACGAACAGCGCGCCCCCCAACCCGAGGATCGTCGCCGCCGGGAAGAACGTCGTCCAGTACGATCCGTCGGTGCCCGGCAGCGCGAACGCGACGAATCCGAGTCCCGCGAGTATTCCTCCGAGTACCAGCGGCCCGCGCGGGCCGACGCGCCCGACGAGGCCGCCCGACCAGCGCGACGCCGCCACCATGATGACGATGAAGGGCAGCAGCGCGGCCCCCGCCGCGGTGGGCGAATAGTGGTGGACGTTGATCAGAACGAACGGGACGAAGTAGAGGCTGCCTCCGATTGCCGTGTAGAGGAAGAACGTGTAGATATTCGAGACGCTGAAGTTGCGCACGGCGAAGAGATCGCAGCGCATCATCGGGTCCTTGACGCGCATCTCGTACATGACGAAGACGGCGAGCAGCGCGAGGCCCAGAACGGCCGTCCCGACGGCCGCAGCCGACACGTGCGCGGCGTTCATATCGATCAGCCCGTAAACCAGAAGCCCCAATCCGAGCGTCGCGAGCGTCGCGCCGCCGACGTCGATGTGGCGGTCGGCGGTCTCGTCGCGGCTCTCGGCGACGTAGAAGAAGAGAATCGGCAGGACGAGTGCGGCGATCGGCAAGTTGATCAAGAAGACGTAGCGCCACGAAAAGCTCTGCGTCAGCCATCCGCCGATGATCGGTCCGGCGGCCGAGGTGAGCGCGGAGAAGCCCGACCAGAGCCCGATGGCGCGTCCTCGCGCGCCGCCCGAGTAGGCGGCGCTGATCAGCGACAGGCTACCCGGCGTCGAGAGTGCGCCGCCGATGCCCTGTACGCAGCGCGCCGCGATGAGCCATTCGACGGTGGGCGCCAGCGCGCAGCCGATCGATGCGACGGCGAACAGGACGATACCGGCGCCGAAGACCAACCGCCGGCCGTACAGATCGCCCAGCGCTCCGCCGAGCAGGATCAGCGCGGAGAGAAAGAGCGCGTAGCCTTCGATGACCCACTGGGTCTGTCCGGTGGTCGCATGCAGCTCGCGCTGGATGACCGGCAAAGAGACGTTGACCGCCGTGCTGTCGATGAACGGCATCGCCGAGCCGAGAATCGCCACGAAGAGCACCCACCCGGCCTTCATCCATCGCGCCCTTGTAGTTCCATGTGGCGGGCTCCTACAATAGACCGATGACCTCGGCTCTCGATCGGTCGTTGCGCGCGGCGATTCTCGCCGCCGCCGGCAACGCGTTCGTGCGTCGCGCCGTCACGCGCTACGGCATGCGCCTGGGCGCCGGGCGCTTCGTAGCCGGCGAGAGCGCGGCGGAGTTCCTGCCCGTGGCGCGGGACGCCAACGCGCGCGGCTTCGCGGTGGCGGCGACGATCCTCGGCGAGAGCGTGCGCGATCGCGACGAGACGCTGGCGGTCACGAGCGAGTACTGCGACCTGCTGTGCGCGTTTGCCGCCGAAGGCAGCGACGCGAACGTCGCGTTCAAGCTCACGCACGTGGGCCTCGAGATCGACCCGGAGCTCGCCTTCGAGAACGCGGCGCGCGTCGCCGCGACGGCAGGCGAGAGTCACAACACGGTCCGGATGGACATGGAGCAGTCGCGCTACGTCGATCCCACGCTCGCCATCTACCGCCGCCTGCGCGAGCGCTACGACAACGTCGGCTTCGTGCTGCAGTCGTATCTCTACCGCAGCCGCGACGACCTGCTCGCGGCGCTGCCGCTTGAGCCGAACGTGCGCATCGTCAAGGGGGCGTACCTCGAGCCGCCGTCCGTCGCGTATCCGAAGAAAGCCGACGTCGACCGCAACTACATCGAGCTCATGGAGCTGGCGCTCACACACGGCGGCTACACGGCGATCGCGACGCACGATCCCACAATCGTCGAACACGCGATTGCGTTCGCCCGGCGGCAGCCGCTGCCCCAGCGCGGGCGCTTCGAGTTTCAGCTGCTCTACGGCATCGCGACGCCGCTCGCGCGGAGCCTCGTGGATCGCGGCTATCGGGTTCGCCTGTCCATCCCATATGGAGCGTATTGGTTTCCGTATCTGATGCGCCGCTTGGCCGAACGGCCCGCGAATCTAGCATTCTTCCTGCGCAACTTATTCCATGTGTCCCGCTGAGCTTGTCGAAGGACGAAAAAGTGGCAGCACCCCGTGTCATCCTGAGCGGAGCGAGCGCAGCGAGCGGAGTCGAAGGACGATGATCGCGGGAATCTGGTCCGCCGTACTCACGCCGGTCGATGCCGATCTCGCGCCTGACGCCGCCAGGGCGCTGCCCTATTACCGCGATCTGCTACGGCGGGGCTGCGACGGCATCAATCTCCTCGGCACGACCGGCGAGGCGATGTCTTTCAGCGCCGATCAGCGGATCGAGTTCATGGAGGCGGTGGCTTCGGGCGGCATGCCGATGGAGCGCATGATGGTGGGCACGGGAGCCGCGTCGACCGCCGACGCGGCGCGCCTTACGGGGCGCGCGTTTGCGTGCGGCTTCTCTGCAGCGCTCGTGATGCCGCCGTTCTTTTTCCGCGACGCCTCCGACGACGGAATCCTGCGATTCTTCGAAACGCTCTTCGCGCGCACGAACCCTCCGCGCGGAAGCGTTCTGCTCTACAATTTTCCGAAGATGAGCGGGATCACGTTCCATCCCGAGCTGGTCGACCGGCTGTTGCGGGAGTTTCCGAACGTGATCGCCGGCATGAAGGACAGCTCGAACGACGCGCGGCTGCAGGGCGAGATCCTATCGAACCATCCCGAGCTCGTGGTCTTGCCCGGCTCGGAAAGCGATCTGCTTGCGGCCAAGGCGCGCGGCGCGTCGGGATGCATCTCCGGGAGCGTGGCGCTCTGGCCCGCGCTGGCGCGCGACGTCTTCGAGAGCGGCGACGCGGGCGACGGCGCGACACTCGCGCGAGCGCGCGCGGCCCTGGACGGCGTTCCGTTTATCCCGGCGGTGCGCTATGCTACGGCGCGCCTGCGCCGGGATCCGTCATGGGAACGCCCGCTGCCGCCGCTCCTGCCGCTGGATGAGCCGCAACGGCGCGCACTCGACCTTGCGCTGCAACCGTTTGCAGCGGTGCATCGGATCTGAAGCCATGTGGACCGATCGCGTTTTCAAGGACGAGACAGAATTGCATTTCGATCTGTTCCCCGCCAACGGCAGCGCGGCGGTAATTAGCTGGCATGCGGGATATATGAGAGGCTTGCGGCGGGCGCAATGGCGACGGTTCTCTACGTCGATATCAACCCGCGTAGCGCATCTGCGATCTTACGATAATGAGAGCGGTCCAATATACGAACGCCAGGCCGAGAAATGTCAGGACGTGAGACGGCCAATAGAAGGCTGTCGGAGGCAGCTGCTCCGAGAATCGCGCCCAGCCGGCCTCGGCGAGAGCCGAATCCGGAACGGACGGGAGAGCCCGAATCAGTCCCTGATTAGGAACGAGACCCTGTGCATACCAGAGTGCCACGGTCAACCCAAGACTGACCGCCCCTGCTAAAACCGGCTTGCCGTGGCGCCCATAATAAATGAGAACAAATGCTACGACGCCGGCCATCACCGCAAGCTTGTCTTCGAGCACGATTTGCCACGGAATGGCAAGCAACACAACTCCAAGCCATGCACAAATCGACTCCTGCGCGGCCAGCAGGACGAACGCAAATGGCAACGCGCCGGATACCTCAGGCAAGTGGATGAACGTTCCCCCGGTCACGCCGCAAGCCAGAGGCGCTAACACTACACTACCCGGGACTTTGGCATGTAGCCCGTAGGCTAGCCCGATCCCGGCAATGAGGAAAGCGATGTATTGGAGTGTTCCGATTAATAGTGCACTACGATCCGACGCGCCAAATAGGTGTAGCAATGCACTGAGGCTGTACTGTCCGTAGGCTCCGATCTCGGACAACGCGTGGGCGGGGAGCACTGCATTGAGATACTCGTAGTTCAGAACAATGCCGCCTGCGATTAGCGAGATCGCGAGCAAAGCCGCACCGACGATTGCTAGATGAAGCTGCATTCTCGGAACCACTAAAAAGGTGGCGAGCACCGGTCCGGCCGCGACGTGCGGTTGTATGCAGGCGATCCCGAGCAGAACGGCAGCCGTTGCATGACGCCCTCGATCGACGGCAAGCGCAGCGGCCGTTAGAAGAGCGATCGGAATCGGCGGCAGTCCGCTCACGGTCAAAGGTTGAAACAGGATACTAAGCAGAACGCACGGAGCAATAAGCAGCAGCGGCAAGCCGGTCAGCTCGACGATCGCCCAAATGATGACGAAAGCACTCCCGATTAATAGTAGAAACCACACCACGCTGGCCTGTGCGTACGGCATCATTGAGAGCGGCACGAACTCGGCAATGCCGTAGGGTGGCAGCGGCGCAGGCACTATCGCGTGTGGCGTTATGGTACGCAAATTCGTCGTTTCGCACCGGTGCATCGAGCCGTAACGATATGGATCGCCGCCATTAGCAAGCACCTTTCCGGCACAGTAGAACGCATCGAAGTCAGGCTTCCCCATCATCGCGCTCGGCGGTCGCGCAAGAAGAAACGCCAGCCCGATGAGTCCCGCCACGACAAGCAACGTGGTCTGCTGAATTTTCATAATAGTAGCGCTTCGTTACCCCTGGTTTCCGGCACAGCTGAGGAATTCGATGCGGAAGTGCGACAAAAACTGCCACATTGCGTCTTCGACGCGTCGCGATTTTTGCAAACGGGGGTTAGCGCAGCGCGTATGCGGTTAGTTGGCCGTTTTCGTCGGAGCAGTAGACCCAGCCGTTGACGACGATCGGGCTCTCCCAGTGCACCGGACCGATCGTGCGGCCGGCGCCGTGCATCGCGCTGCTCCATAACTCGTTGCCGGTGAGCGCGTTGAGCGCGACGATCGCGTTGTCGAACGCGACGAAGACGATGCCGTCGGCGACGGCGGGCGAGGTGCCTTCGCCGCCGGTCGAACCGGAGCTGGACTGCCACATGAGCTTGAGGCCGCTGACGCCCTGGCCGTTCGTCTGCAGACGGTAGCCCTCGACGACGCTGGAGAATCCGAGGAAGATCCACGCGTTGCTCGAGGCATCGGTCCAGACGGCGGGAGTGGAGAAGAGCCCGCCGGGCAGATCGATCAGCTGGAGCTCGTTCCCGACGCCGGGAAGCGCGGCGCGGTTTACGAGCTTGAGCACCGCGTCCTTTCCGCCCTGAACGAGCATCCACGGCGTCTGGCTGGACGCCTGCTCGGGCAACATCACCGGCGACGTGCTGCCCAGATCGACGTCGCCTTGCTCGAGCTGGTCGTAGTTGACGGGTGTATAGCTGCCGAGCAGCGACGAAAGATCCTCAGCGAGCGAGATCACGGAGTCGCCGTAGTTGTGGCCGCCCGTGTTGGCGCTGAAATCGCCGTTACCGGTAGCAGCGTAGATCCGTCCGTTCATGGAAGGATCGGGGTCGACGACGGCGCCGCCGCGCGCCCAAATTCCCGAGCGCTGCGACGAGCACGTGCCCGGTCCGGGCAACCGCCGCCTGAGGCTGCACAGCGAGTTGAACACCGCCGTCGCGCCGTCGCTGAGACGAACGCTGACGACGTGTCCGTCGTACGGCGGAGCGTCGCCGATATACCCGGACGTCACCGCATAGAGATAGCCGTTGGCGACGTTAAGTGGCGAGGCGTCCTTCTCCGAGTTCGGCATGCGCGTGATGCGCGCCGGGAATCCCGGTGCGTGCTCCTCGCGTCCCGTGGCTGCCGATAGCTTGTGGACCTTGCCGTCGATGCCGGGTACGTAGATCGATTTGCCCGACGGATCGCCCGCCGGCGTGGAATCGGTGATTTGCGTGCCGCGCGTCGCAAAGTGCCAGATGACCCGCCCCGACACGGCCTCGATGCCGTGCGTCACGCCGTCCTTGGTCGTTTGAAAGAGCATCGGATGGTATGCGCGCCCGATCCGAACGCGCTGGAGCAGGATCGGCGTGGAGTCCGCCACGGCGCCGAGCGAAATCTGCCAGCGCTCGTGCAGACGGTGCACGTTTCCGGTGGTGATGGTGCGTTCCGCGGAGTTGAATCCGCTGCGCGACGGGTCGAACCCGAAGACCGGCCAGTTCGTGGCCGATGCGCGCGGCGCCACCGCGGCCAGGGCGATGAAAACCAGGAGGCCGGCGAGTCGCCTCACCATGCCTCCTGGTTGGCGGCGCCCGTTCCGGGCGCCTGCCGAATGGGTTTACAGCGTGTTATTGATGCGGAGCGTCGCCCAGCCCGCTTTCTGATTGTTGTTGAAATAGTTGAAACGCGCCTTGCAATGGCCCGCCGTCGGGCCGGCGGTCACGATCCAGGCGTCGCCGGATCCCTGCGTGATCGTCGCGATGCCGGAAGCGCCGCCGCAATGATCGCTCTCGCGTAAGAGACCCTTGGCGCCCTGCGGCGTGCGCACGTAGACGGTGTCGGGGCCCGGGTTCGCGGCGCTGAATCGAATCCTGCACGGGGCGACGCGCACGCCGCCGCTATTCAAGCAGACGTCGGGTTCGATCGCCGAGTTATGGAGCGTGGCCGCGGAGTTCATTTGGGCCGGTCCCTGTGGATTGAGTGAGGACTGCGAACCGCCGCATGCTGCAAGCATGCCGGCTGCCGCGATGATGCTGAGAGTACCCAACAGAGGACGCATGGAAACGAACCGAGATGTAAGCACTTCGTGTTCTCCCTTTTGTCCAGAGTGTGAAGGGCAATGATAGCGTTAGATAAAACGAATCGCAAGACACGGTGGCAAGGGTATGACAAACTGTGTGAGTAACTGGTACAAACGTACCATCCCCGCTTTTGCGGTCGCCGCGATCGTCTTTTGCGGGTGCGCCGGCCGATCGGCACTCGACAACGGCCGCGCGATCTTCCAAACCGGCAAAGACCTGGATGGCGTGCAGATCACTGCGGCGGCTCCGCCGCTGCGCCCCTACTGCGCCGCGTGCCACGGTGCAAACGGCGCCGGCGGCGTGCACTTTCCGGATGGCGCGGTCAGCGCCGATTTGCGGTACCGCGCGCTCGTCACGGAGCAACGTCACCCGTACACGCTTGCGCTGCTTGAGCGCGCGATCTCGACTGGGGTCGACAACGACGGAAAACCACTCGATCCCGTCATGCCGCGATGGCGGCTGAGTACGCGCGACCTGCACGACGTCGCATTGTACGTGCTGACGCAGCTGAAGTGATGGCGCGGCCGCGCATTCCCGACACGCAGCAGCGCCGGACGTTGGAGAGGCGCCGGGGTGTTCGTCAGATCGTCTTTGGCGCTCAGGACGGCATCTTGACGACGCTCGGAATCATCACGGGCGTGGGGGTGGCC is a genomic window of Candidatus Binatia bacterium containing:
- a CDS encoding aspartyl protease family protein, producing the protein MLLATDTSRIRLSGTDWFGHYRSPYVQVYVNGRGPFTFLFDTGSNVTTISTKVAKAASVATISHVPGHHAIARANEIRVGHVSMRDYYAVIEDGDDLDGILGFNSFGQNYLTFDVANKTLLVSRRPIALPRGFWVPYTLKKHLPLIDLFADRRRLPTLIDTGDDAYAWEGTSADLKGLLFDHSPIPAATVFNGETGATKTLITSIDGSLVLGRVESERPAVAINEALPVPDIGISVIDQFVMEFDRIHHRVAFQPRFSGSQFVVPGELTCGFYISFRQPTRRVREVLPGLAPARAGMRAAEVIVSVNGHRAASVNYKYWDRLLRARRPVTVVWDHDGRVVSKTFPVVELR
- a CDS encoding PhzF family phenazine biosynthesis protein, producing MKIPLYQLDAFTREPFAGNPAAVCPLEQWLGDDMLQAIAAENNLAETAFFVRENGAYRLRWFTPVAEVPLCGHATLATGHVILRMLEPGRERVRFETLSGPVEVSRDGERLSMDFPALPLQRELDPDVVTGAIGVRPDELWEADRGMAVLSDPVQVRELRPDIGRVADLPFKSLIVTARGFDGDCDFVSRFFAPKLGIAEDPVTGSAHCVLTPYWSGALGKPSLFARQLSARGGELWVEDRGARVRLSGDCVLVIEGSLAIP
- a CDS encoding NHL repeat-containing protein, producing MNVSTILRGGPMAVALTASLAGCAGGQTGSALPPQATAPMPPSAMGDAAQPDRAATMFTANRDNPAVLAFRATASGNVAPVVRITGSNTTLNSPDSIALDASGNVYVANDGANQVAVFAKGANGNVKPERIIGGSKSQLGPTEGLLVDGYGKLWASDYGNNAITAYPKGASGNVKPATVISGGNTQLSTPTGMVWGTYGSSYVVYVANTGGASVVGFNPAAKGNVAPVVSIAGSNTGLSRPFALAVDSTGRLLVADESAGILVFSPGANGNVAPVAHITGLTYPAGVVTDGQDNIYVANFSGESIEEFLPNANGNATPLRTIRGRKTTLKGPNYLVLR
- a CDS encoding YceI family protein gives rise to the protein MKWFFEPGHSAAEFRARHMMITWVRGAFKNIEGKLDFDPADPRRLSVETTIDASSCWTGVEMRDNHLRSPDFLSCEQYPKMHFKSTAVEEIGPVDYLVTGDLTIRDVTRPVTLQTRYLGSWQTPWWEGGVDKGPKTRAGFTARTRINRYDFGVSWNDSMPDGGIVVSRDIDIILDVEAVQEA
- a CDS encoding MFS transporter, with amino-acid sequence MKAGWVLFVAILGSAMPFIDSTAVNVSLPVIQRELHATTGQTQWVIEGYALFLSALILLGGALGDLYGRRLVFGAGIVLFAVASIGCALAPTVEWLIAARCVQGIGGALSTPGSLSLISAAYSGGARGRAIGLWSGFSALTSAAGPIIGGWLTQSFSWRYVFLINLPIAALVLPILFFYVAESRDETADRHIDVGGATLATLGLGLLVYGLIDMNAAHVSAAAVGTAVLGLALLAVFVMYEMRVKDPMMRCDLFAVRNFSVSNIYTFFLYTAIGGSLYFVPFVLINVHHYSPTAAGAALLPFIVIMVAASRWSGGLVGRVGPRGPLVLGGILAGLGFVAFALPGTDGSYWTTFFPAATILGLGGALFVAPLTTTVMNSVPVEHSGVASGINNAVARTAGLIGVAVLGVVVTAAPAYLYGFRAAMLVSALLSFAAAAVAAQGFAAQSTIHKAT
- a CDS encoding proline dehydrogenase family protein, which translates into the protein MTSALDRSLRAAILAAAGNAFVRRAVTRYGMRLGAGRFVAGESAAEFLPVARDANARGFAVAATILGESVRDRDETLAVTSEYCDLLCAFAAEGSDANVAFKLTHVGLEIDPELAFENAARVAATAGESHNTVRMDMEQSRYVDPTLAIYRRLRERYDNVGFVLQSYLYRSRDDLLAALPLEPNVRIVKGAYLEPPSVAYPKKADVDRNYIELMELALTHGGYTAIATHDPTIVEHAIAFARRQPLPQRGRFEFQLLYGIATPLARSLVDRGYRVRLSIPYGAYWFPYLMRRLAERPANLAFFLRNLFHVSR
- a CDS encoding dihydrodipicolinate synthase family protein, which translates into the protein MIAGIWSAVLTPVDADLAPDAARALPYYRDLLRRGCDGINLLGTTGEAMSFSADQRIEFMEAVASGGMPMERMMVGTGAASTADAARLTGRAFACGFSAALVMPPFFFRDASDDGILRFFETLFARTNPPRGSVLLYNFPKMSGITFHPELVDRLLREFPNVIAGMKDSSNDARLQGEILSNHPELVVLPGSESDLLAAKARGASGCISGSVALWPALARDVFESGDAGDGATLARARAALDGVPFIPAVRYATARLRRDPSWERPLPPLLPLDEPQRRALDLALQPFAAVHRI
- a CDS encoding glycosyltransferase 87 family protein, translated to MKIQQTTLLVVAGLIGLAFLLARPPSAMMGKPDFDAFYCAGKVLANGGDPYRYGSMHRCETTNLRTITPHAIVPAPLPPYGIAEFVPLSMMPYAQASVVWFLLLIGSAFVIIWAIVELTGLPLLLIAPCVLLSILFQPLTVSGLPPIPIALLTAAALAVDRGRHATAAVLLGIACIQPHVAAGPVLATFLVVPRMQLHLAIVGAALLAISLIAGGIVLNYEYLNAVLPAHALSEIGAYGQYSLSALLHLFGASDRSALLIGTLQYIAFLIAGIGLAYGLHAKVPGSVVLAPLACGVTGGTFIHLPEVSGALPFAFVLLAAQESICAWLGVVLLAIPWQIVLEDKLAVMAGVVAFVLIYYGRHGKPVLAGAVSLGLTVALWYAQGLVPNQGLIRALPSVPDSALAEAGWARFSEQLPPTAFYWPSHVLTFLGLAFVYWTALIIVRSQMRYAG
- a CDS encoding PQQ-binding-like beta-propeller repeat protein, translating into MVRRLAGLLVFIALAAVAPRASATNWPVFGFDPSRSGFNSAERTITTGNVHRLHERWQISLGAVADSTPILLQRVRIGRAYHPMLFQTTKDGVTHGIEAVSGRVIWHFATRGTQITDSTPAGDPSGKSIYVPGIDGKVHKLSAATGREEHAPGFPARITRMPNSEKDASPLNVANGYLYAVTSGYIGDAPPYDGHVVSVRLSDGATAVFNSLCSLRRRLPGPGTCSSQRSGIWARGGAVVDPDPSMNGRIYAATGNGDFSANTGGHNYGDSVISLAEDLSSLLGSYTPVNYDQLEQGDVDLGSTSPVMLPEQASSQTPWMLVQGGKDAVLKLVNRAALPGVGNELQLIDLPGGLFSTPAVWTDASSNAWIFLGFSSVVEGYRLQTNGQGVSGLKLMWQSSSGSTGGEGTSPAVADGIVFVAFDNAIVALNALTGNELWSSAMHGAGRTIGPVHWESPIVVNGWVYCSDENGQLTAYALR
- a CDS encoding c-type cytochrome, which codes for MSNWYKRTIPAFAVAAIVFCGCAGRSALDNGRAIFQTGKDLDGVQITAAAPPLRPYCAACHGANGAGGVHFPDGAVSADLRYRALVTEQRHPYTLALLERAISTGVDNDGKPLDPVMPRWRLSTRDLHDVALYVLTQLK